A window from Gottschalkiaceae bacterium SANA encodes these proteins:
- a CDS encoding NAD/NADP octopine/nopaline dehydrogenase family protein → MKRIAVLGAGNSGLAMAAHLTLLGEEVCLWNRSKKNIQELMKDKRVKMTGEVRGEVALHCITPDLGAAIEACQWIMVTTPATAHGDIAKRLAPLIKPDQRIILHPGRTFGALEFERTLLRMGVTELPVILEAITNLYAARKVMNNEVQIHGIKQEVRFSALHPERLAEAKLALPALLAEIFIPVKNMLYTSLGNVGMLLHCAPMLFNLGRVESETTSFRYYNEGITPSVAAYIEKMNLEVLELAEQMRIPIEPVDEWMRKTYGLSGKNLYECVQSNEVYRNIIAPKTLKTRYLLEDVPCGLVPIESLGHQFGLPMTHIGLIINLAGAVMDQDFRASGRTLEKFGITVKDLEQYR, encoded by the coding sequence ATGAAACGAATTGCAGTACTGGGTGCCGGAAACTCTGGGCTTGCCATGGCCGCTCACCTCACGTTGCTGGGAGAAGAAGTGTGCTTGTGGAATCGTAGTAAGAAGAATATTCAGGAACTGATGAAAGACAAGCGGGTGAAGATGACAGGAGAAGTGAGAGGGGAAGTTGCTTTGCATTGTATAACACCGGATCTAGGAGCTGCGATAGAGGCTTGTCAATGGATTATGGTGACAACGCCTGCGACGGCTCACGGCGATATCGCAAAACGCTTGGCTCCGTTGATAAAACCAGATCAGCGGATCATCTTGCATCCCGGGCGTACCTTTGGTGCCCTAGAGTTTGAGCGGACCCTGTTGAGAATGGGCGTAACCGAGTTGCCGGTTATTCTAGAAGCCATTACCAATCTCTATGCGGCTAGAAAGGTAATGAATAACGAAGTGCAGATTCACGGGATTAAGCAGGAAGTTCGATTTTCTGCGCTTCATCCGGAACGTTTAGCGGAAGCAAAATTGGCTTTGCCGGCTTTACTGGCAGAGATCTTTATCCCGGTGAAAAATATGCTCTATACCTCATTAGGAAATGTCGGCATGCTGCTTCACTGTGCACCTATGCTTTTTAATCTGGGACGTGTGGAGTCAGAAACCACCAGTTTTCGTTATTACAACGAAGGAATTACCCCCAGTGTGGCGGCTTACATAGAAAAGATGAACCTAGAGGTGCTTGAATTGGCTGAGCAAATGCGCATTCCCATTGAGCCTGTCGATGAATGGATGAGAAAGACCTATGGCTTGTCGGGAAAGAATCTCTATGAGTGTGTGCAATCTAATGAGGTGTATCGAAATATCATTGCGCCAAAAACCCTAAAAACACGTTATCTCTTGGAGGATGTGCCTTGTGGCTTGGTACCCATTGAAAGCCTAGGGCATCAGTTTGGATTGCCCATGACCCATATCGGATTGATTATTAATTTGGCGGGTGCCGTTATGGATCAGGATTTTCGGGCATCGGGCCGAACCCTAGAAAAGTTTGGGATCACGGTCAAGGATCTAGAGCAGTATCGATAG
- a CDS encoding DMT family transporter gives MERKLAIPFILFSGMIISLANVMSGVLTAKTGLLAVSFWVHLTGTILALFFYLKDRRKALVWLHVLKTNPSAYLGGLFGVFATVMIAYSVMEIGAFVLTLLLIATQLILSIVVDHFGLFGFARNPLTKEKAISICMILGGVVMLS, from the coding sequence ATGGAAAGAAAACTTGCTATACCCTTTATCCTTTTCAGTGGTATGATCATCAGTCTAGCGAATGTAATGAGCGGAGTCCTCACTGCTAAAACCGGTCTATTGGCCGTTTCATTTTGGGTTCATTTAACCGGCACCATCCTTGCTCTTTTCTTCTATCTGAAAGATCGCAGAAAAGCATTGGTCTGGCTGCATGTCTTAAAGACTAATCCCAGCGCTTATTTAGGCGGATTATTCGGCGTGTTCGCCACGGTAATGATTGCCTATTCCGTGATGGAAATCGGCGCTTTTGTTTTAACCCTTCTTTTGATCGCCACACAATTAATCCTTTCAATCGTTGTGGATCATTTTGGGCTTTTTGGCTTTGCACGCAATCCACTCACCAAAGAGAAAGCAATCTCTATTTGTATGATTTTAGGCGGGGTGGTGATGTTGTCATGA
- a CDS encoding DMT family transporter, translated as MILGISLAMTAGILLFGARIVNYRLGHSLGIAGGSFANHWIGTVISALILIVLQIPFIASSEPVAWYAWLGGPIGAAFVMISNLTMGSVSVMISTTLIFIGQVGMGILLDYTITNHSIAPKQLLGAALIFAGILWNQRANRKPEKSS; from the coding sequence ATGATCTTAGGCATTTCACTTGCCATGACCGCCGGTATTCTTTTATTCGGCGCACGCATTGTCAATTATCGGCTTGGTCACTCCTTGGGTATCGCCGGGGGAAGCTTTGCCAATCATTGGATCGGCACCGTAATCAGTGCTCTTATTTTGATCGTCTTGCAGATTCCTTTTATCGCTTCATCAGAACCCGTTGCTTGGTACGCTTGGTTGGGCGGCCCCATCGGAGCAGCCTTTGTTATGATCAGCAACTTGACCATGGGTTCTGTCTCCGTTATGATCTCTACCACCCTGATTTTTATCGGTCAGGTTGGAATGGGTATTCTCTTGGACTACACCATAACTAACCATTCAATTGCACCTAAGCAATTGCTGGGTGCCGCTCTAATTTTCGCGGGTATCCTATGGAACCAACGAGCGAATCGCAAACCAGAAAAATCATCCTGA
- a CDS encoding transketolase C-terminal domain-containing protein yields the protein MVIETNTHSKSIIQWAKDHEEAIVLSADLGSSCEIKAFSQIYPERYFSMGIAEQNMVSWAAGLAREGYRPFLHTFGVFLYRRVLDQLEMSVAYPNLPVTFVAFLPGIMTPGGTTHQAINDVAVLRNVPNMTIFDIGDATEIESVLKLTEEVNGPVFIRMLRKDVPRLFPKDQPMEFNRGRVLREGTDVTIFSSSICTEEAMRATAVLGKYGLSIQHVHISTLKPFTDPLVIESIKKSKYGTITMENHVKIGGLGSAVADVIAENGLNKKLIKVGIDDTYTHGASKMYLMGKYGLDAIALIRAVEELTSDTYGVSETDLEEIRFVDYSAV from the coding sequence ATGGTGATCGAAACAAATACACATTCGAAAAGTATAATTCAATGGGCAAAAGACCATGAAGAAGCGATTGTGTTATCGGCTGATTTAGGAAGTTCTTGTGAAATCAAGGCGTTTTCCCAAATATATCCAGAACGGTATTTTTCTATGGGAATCGCTGAGCAAAATATGGTGAGCTGGGCGGCAGGCCTAGCTAGAGAGGGATATCGGCCTTTTTTACATACATTTGGTGTATTTTTATATCGTAGGGTATTGGACCAGTTGGAAATGTCGGTAGCATATCCAAATTTACCGGTTACCTTTGTGGCCTTTCTCCCTGGAATTATGACACCAGGGGGGACGACGCATCAGGCAATTAATGATGTGGCCGTTTTAAGAAATGTTCCAAATATGACCATTTTTGACATTGGCGATGCAACGGAAATTGAGTCGGTGCTAAAACTGACTGAAGAAGTGAATGGACCGGTATTTATTCGAATGCTGCGTAAAGATGTGCCGCGCCTGTTTCCTAAGGATCAACCGATGGAATTCAACAGAGGCCGCGTGTTGCGGGAAGGTACTGATGTTACTATATTTTCATCAAGCATTTGTACAGAAGAGGCGATGCGTGCAACTGCGGTTTTGGGAAAATACGGTCTTTCGATTCAACATGTTCATATTTCCACATTGAAACCATTTACTGATCCGTTGGTGATCGAATCGATCAAGAAATCGAAATATGGCACCATTACAATGGAAAATCATGTGAAAATTGGAGGGTTGGGTTCGGCTGTTGCAGATGTGATTGCGGAGAATGGTTTGAACAAAAAATTGATTAAAGTAGGCATTGACGATACTTATACTCATGGTGCTTCAAAGATGTATTTGATGGGAAAATATGGATTAGATGCAATTGCTTTGATTCGCGCTGTTGAAGAATTAACGAGTGATACTTACGGTGTGTCAGAAACGGATTTGGAAGAAATTAGATTTGTAGATTATTCTGCGGTATAG
- a CDS encoding transketolase, producing MNEKRHKVEDIEKAANRIRKSILKLAMERNGCYLGQACSSAETLATLYMDILHLKPSLGSMEAQPFPGVPSKSNMDYPKGSLYHGEQTEEADRFFVSPAHYASVLYCALAECGRIGYGAIEKFNVDGWNMEMIGAEHSPGFECTAGSLGQTISIACGTAHARKLKGHTGKVYLYLSDGELQEGQVWEALQAASFYKLNNLVIYIDVNGQQVEGYTNDVMNMEPLEERLTAFGSKVISIDGHDVCAIRAASQKEHKEGPLVVLCMTNAAHGIPLLEKRKPFLHFVRIKEDEMQDFKEYYEQM from the coding sequence CACAAGGTAGAGGACATTGAAAAAGCAGCAAATCGGATAAGAAAAAGTATTTTGAAGCTTGCAATGGAAAGAAACGGTTGTTATTTAGGACAAGCATGTTCGTCGGCGGAAACATTGGCAACCCTTTATATGGATATCTTACATTTAAAGCCAAGTTTGGGATCCATGGAAGCGCAGCCATTTCCAGGGGTTCCTTCAAAAAGCAATATGGATTATCCAAAAGGTTCTCTTTATCATGGAGAACAAACGGAAGAAGCGGATCGCTTTTTTGTTTCACCAGCGCATTATGCCTCTGTTCTCTATTGTGCATTGGCGGAATGTGGACGAATCGGGTATGGTGCAATTGAGAAATTCAATGTTGATGGATGGAACATGGAAATGATTGGTGCAGAGCATTCTCCTGGGTTTGAATGCACCGCGGGCTCATTGGGACAGACGATTAGCATCGCCTGTGGAACTGCACATGCACGAAAACTAAAAGGACACACTGGTAAGGTTTATTTATATCTGTCAGATGGAGAGTTACAAGAAGGTCAGGTTTGGGAAGCGTTACAGGCAGCTTCGTTTTATAAATTGAATAATTTAGTAATCTATATCGATGTGAACGGCCAGCAAGTAGAAGGCTATACGAATGATGTAATGAATATGGAGCCGTTAGAAGAACGATTGACCGCATTTGGAAGCAAAGTCATTTCGATAGATGGACATGATGTTTGTGCGATTAGAGCCGCCAGTCAAAAGGAGCATAAAGAGGGACCTTTAGTTGTTCTGTGCATGACGAATGCAGCTCACGGGATTCCACTTTTAGAAAAGCGGAAACCATTTTTACATTTTGTCAGGATTAAAGAGGATGAAATGCAGGATTTTAAAGAATATTATGAACAAATGTAA